The following proteins are co-located in the Triticum aestivum cultivar Chinese Spring chromosome 1A, IWGSC CS RefSeq v2.1, whole genome shotgun sequence genome:
- the LOC123064535 gene encoding probable serine acetyltransferase 5, whose amino-acid sequence MPAGQQPQAREPDSGRQHPPPATPALPSEVVPAYPPPESEDDESWVWTQIKAEARRDADAEPALASFLYATVLSHPSLPRSLSFHLANKLCSSTLLSTLLYDLFLASLTAHPSLRAAVVADLLAARARDPACVGFSHCLLNYKGFLAIQAHRVAHVLWAQNRRPLALALQSRVADVFAVDIHPAAVVGKAILLDHATGVVIGETAVVGDNVSILHHVTLGGTGKAVGDRHPKIGDGVLIGAGATILGNVMIGAGAKIGAGSVVLIDVPARSTAVGNPARLIGGRKGESDKDEDMPGESMDHTSFIRQWSDYTI is encoded by the coding sequence ATGCCGGCGGGCCAGCAGCCGCAGGCGCGCGAGCCCGACAGCGGCCGCCAGCACCCGCCGCCCGCCACGCCCGCGCTCCCGTCCGAGGTGGTGCCGGCCTACCCGCCGCCGGAGTCGGAGGACGACGAGTCCTGGGTGTGGACGCAGATCAAGGCGGAGGCCCGGCGCGACGCGGACGCCGAGCCGGCGCTCGCCTCCTTCCTCTACGCCACGGTGCTCTCCCACCCCTCCCTGCCCCGCTCCCTCTCCTTCCACCTCGCCAACAAGCTCTGctcctccaccctcctctccacgCTCCTCTACGACCTCTTCCTCGCCTCCCTCACCGCGCAcccctccctccgcgccgccgtcgtcgccgaccTCCTCGCCGCGCGCGCCCGCGACCCCGCCTGCGTCGGCTTCTCCCACTGCCTCCTCAACTACAAGGGCTTCCTCGCCATCCAGGCGCACCGCGTCGCGCACGTGCTCTGGGCGCAGAACCGCCGCCCCCTCGCGCTCGCCCTCCAGTCCCGCGTCGCCGACGTCTTCGCCGTCGACATccaccccgccgccgtcgtcggcAAGGCCATCCTCCTCGACCACGCCACCGGCGTCGTCATCGGGGAGACCGCCGTCGTCGGCGACAACGTCTCCATCCTCCACCACGTCACCCTCGGCGGGACCGGCAAGGCCGTCGGCGACCGCCACCCCAAGATTGGGGACGGGGTGCTCATAGGCGCCGGCGCCACCATCCTCGGCAACGTCATGATTGGAGCCGGGGCCAAGATTGGGGCTGGCTCCGTGGTGCTGATAGATGTGCCGGCGAGGAGCACCGCGGTGGGCAACCCTGCCAGGCTGATTGGAGGGAGGAAGGGCGAGTCCGACAAGGACGAGGACATGCCCGGAGAGTCCATGGATCACACCTCCTTCATACGGCAGTGGTCCGACTACACCATCTGA
- the LOC123179984 gene encoding uncharacterized protein isoform X1: MRPVRALRGDPIDARAIDLPWGSARRARGDPMAHDRAFMAAADPFRCRGVQFVQGFVNPGSGQLFDSDRSWRLVLIFCLVNSSMHNLPWLLIRPLESFQSYNVQKICVNKLMAKVDLKVKEAILIYLESHLCIHMYRTIYDIHNMCPKTTSYTMII, encoded by the exons ATGCGGCCGGTGCGGGCGCTGCGAGGGGATCCAATCGATGCGCGCGCGATCGATCTTCCTTGGGGATCCGCCCGACGCGCGCGAGGGGATCCCATGGCGCACGAT CGCGCATTCATGGCGGCTGCCGATCCTTTCCGATGCCGAGGAGTACAG TTTGTACAGGGGTTTGTCAATCCTGGATCTGGTCAACTATTTGATTCAGACAGATCATGGAGGCTGGTTCTCATATTTTGCTTGGTGAATTCTTCAATGCACAATTTGCCATGGCTGCTGATCAG GCCCCTTGAGTCATTCCAGTCCTACAATGTTCAAAAAATATGTGTAAACAAATTGATGGCTAAAGTAGACCTGAAGGTCAAGGAAGCTATCCTTATATATTTAGAATCCCATCTATGCATACATATGTACCGGACCATCTACGATATTCATAATATGTGTCCTAAGACAACAAGCTATACCATGATTATCTAA
- the LOC123044864 gene encoding uncharacterized protein, which yields MAEPKTGEHVVADGFDFPLLFVPELSPPPPPLVFTLTIRVARYVYKLDDGSEQVVDKHDVVFDFNISGKDIAQKEIYGSMSQSFQYLFNFKAEVEKRSPGSIVEVDMKMVNGIVRFNRFFMALKPCIDGFKAGCRPYLSIDSTALTGKWRGHLAACTTLDGHNWMYLVAFAFIDGETDENWTWFMSQLNKALSPVSPLAICTDACKGLENAVQKIFPHADQRECFRHLMANFSKKFQGDVFGRMWPTARAYRPQVFNYHMNKILAEAPDVHEYLSRYHSLKWMRCMFDPSIKCDYINNNLAESFNGWIKDYKDLPPDELADTLRELVMKLHEKRIKIGMKLKGKIIPAIIQQIHNRTRGLKHLKVGKSGVASYEVRDTSKYNLRHVVKTDQSECTCLEWQHTGKPCEHALAFLLDRRNPRWEDYVHDYFSLEKFRATYAGEIEPLTDRSQWPHVQFPFDMEAPLDKKRGVGRPRKNRYKSFLEGGDGGPKKKKEPKQLGSKNRCKRCHILGHRQSTCPLNGPKPRKRKKRATRYPADDDASAPEPEVAAPRLEVVVTTNRDMITMPLSLQGSPNPVTRRMLATALADEATHAAPQLEVVVTPNRHMITMPPNLQGSPNPVTRRMLAMALADEAWQQPTPTVKDTTMAYDMASTSKARKLTPKRRKI from the exons ATGGCTGAACCGAAGACGGGTGAGCACGTTGTTGCAGATGGCTTCGACTTTCCTCTTTTGTTTGTTCCGGAGCTGAG cccgcctccgccgccgttggTGTTCACATTAACTATTAGAGTAGCTCGTTATGTCTACAAGCTTGATGATGGAAGCGAGCAAGttgttgacaagcatgatgttgtgTTTGATTTCAACATTTCTG GCAAAGATATAGCACAAAAAGAGATTTATGGTAGCATGAGCCAAAGTTTTCAATATTTGTTTAACTTCAAAGCGGAAGTTGAGAAGAGATCCCCAGGAAGCATTGTGGAGGTGGATATGAAGATGGTTAACGGTATAGTTCGCTTTAACCGATTCTTTATGGCTCTTAAACCTTGCATTGATGGCTTTAAAGCTGGTTGTAGACCATATCTTAGTATAGACTCAACTGCACTCACCGGTAAATGGAGAGGTCACTTAGCCGCTTGTACAACATTAGATGGGCATAATTGGATGTATCTTGTAGCATTTGCATTCATTGATGGTGAAACCGATGAAAATTGGACATGGTTCATGTCACAACTCAACAAGGCATTAAGTCCTGTTTCCCCTCTAGCTATATGCACAGATGCATGTAAAGGTTTAGAGAATGCAGTCCAAAAAATATTCCCTCATGCAGATCAAAGGGAGTGTTTTAGGCATCTCATGGCTAACTTCTCTAAAAAGTTCCAAGGAGATGTGTTTGGCAGAATGTGGCCAACTGCTAGGGCATATAGGCCACAAGTTTTTAACTACCACATGAATAAAATCCTAGCAGAAGCACCTGATGTGCATGAATATCTCTCAAGATACCACAGCTTAAAATGGATGAGATGCATGTTTGACCCCTCCATTAAATGTGATTACATCAACAATAACCTTGCCGAGTCTTTTAATGGTTGGATTAAAGATTACAAAGATTTGCCACCTGATGAGCTAGCTGACACTCTTAGAGAGCTAGTCATGAAACTTCATGAGAAAAGGATAAAGATTGGAATGAAACTGAAAGGAAAAATTATTCCAGCCATCATCCAACAAATTCATAATAGGACAAGGGGACTTAAACATTTGAAAGTTGGGAAATCTGGAGTTGCAAGTTATGAGGTGAGGGACACAAGTAAATACAACTTGCGACATGTTGTGAAAACTGACCAAAGCGAGTGCACGTGCTTGGAGTGGCAGCACACAGGGAAGCCTTGTGAGCATGCACTTGCTTTCTTGCTAGATAGAAGGAACCCCAGATGGGAGGATTATGTGCATGACTATTTCTCTCTGGAGAAGTTTCGGGCAACATATGCTGGAGAGATTGAGCCATTGACAGATAGGTCTCAATGGCCACATGTACAATTTCCATTTGACATGGAGGCTCCATTAGACAAGAAAAGAGGGGTTGGAAGGCCTAGAAAGAACAGGTACAAGAGCTTCCTCGAAGGTGGAGATGGTGGTCCTAAAAAGAAGAAAGAGCCAAAACAGCTAGGCAGCAAGAATAGATGCAAAAGATGCCACATTTTAGGCCATAGGCAGTCCACATGTCCGTTGAATGGACCAAAGCCAAG gaaaagaaagaagagaGCAACAAGGTATCCAGCTGATGATGATGCCTCGGCACCAGAACCTGAAGTGGCAGCCCCACGACTTGAAGTTGTTGTGACTACCAATAGGGACATGATCACTATGCCACTTAGTCTTCAAGGCAGTCCCAATCCAGTGACAAGAAG GATGTTGGCTACGGCGTTGGCTGATGAGGCAACACATGCAGCACCACAACTTGAAGTTGTTGTGACTCCTAATAGGCACATGATCACTATGCCACCGAATCTTCAAGGCAGTCCCAATCCCGTGACTAGAAG GATGTTGGCTATGGCATTGGCTGATGAGGCATGGCAGCAACCTACCCCAACTGTGAAGGACACCACGATGGCATATGACATGGCCTCAACCTCGAAAGCTAGGAAGTTGACCCCGAAGAGAAGGAAGATCTAG
- the LOC123179984 gene encoding uncharacterized protein isoform X3, with the protein MAAADPFRCRGVQFVQGFVNPGSGQLFDSDRSWRLVLIFCLVNSSMHNLPWLLIRPLESFQSYNVQKICVNKLMAKVDLKVKEAILIYLESHLCIHMYRTIYDIHNMCPKTTSYTMII; encoded by the exons ATGGCGGCTGCCGATCCTTTCCGATGCCGAGGAGTACAG TTTGTACAGGGGTTTGTCAATCCTGGATCTGGTCAACTATTTGATTCAGACAGATCATGGAGGCTGGTTCTCATATTTTGCTTGGTGAATTCTTCAATGCACAATTTGCCATGGCTGCTGATCAG GCCCCTTGAGTCATTCCAGTCCTACAATGTTCAAAAAATATGTGTAAACAAATTGATGGCTAAAGTAGACCTGAAGGTCAAGGAAGCTATCCTTATATATTTAGAATCCCATCTATGCATACATATGTACCGGACCATCTACGATATTCATAATATGTGTCCTAAGACAACAAGCTATACCATGATTATCTAA
- the LOC123179984 gene encoding uncharacterized protein isoform X4, with product MAAADPFRCRGVQGFVNPGSGQLFDSDRSWRLVLIFCLVNSSMHNLPWLLIRPLESFQSYNVQKICVNKLMAKVDLKVKEAILIYLESHLCIHMYRTIYDIHNMCPKTTSYTMII from the exons ATGGCGGCTGCCGATCCTTTCCGATGCCGAGGAGTACAG GGGTTTGTCAATCCTGGATCTGGTCAACTATTTGATTCAGACAGATCATGGAGGCTGGTTCTCATATTTTGCTTGGTGAATTCTTCAATGCACAATTTGCCATGGCTGCTGATCAG GCCCCTTGAGTCATTCCAGTCCTACAATGTTCAAAAAATATGTGTAAACAAATTGATGGCTAAAGTAGACCTGAAGGTCAAGGAAGCTATCCTTATATATTTAGAATCCCATCTATGCATACATATGTACCGGACCATCTACGATATTCATAATATGTGTCCTAAGACAACAAGCTATACCATGATTATCTAA
- the LOC123179984 gene encoding uncharacterized protein isoform X2, with amino-acid sequence MRPVRALRGDPIDARAIDLPWGSARRARGDPMAHDRAFMAAADPFRCRGVQGFVNPGSGQLFDSDRSWRLVLIFCLVNSSMHNLPWLLIRPLESFQSYNVQKICVNKLMAKVDLKVKEAILIYLESHLCIHMYRTIYDIHNMCPKTTSYTMII; translated from the exons ATGCGGCCGGTGCGGGCGCTGCGAGGGGATCCAATCGATGCGCGCGCGATCGATCTTCCTTGGGGATCCGCCCGACGCGCGCGAGGGGATCCCATGGCGCACGAT CGCGCATTCATGGCGGCTGCCGATCCTTTCCGATGCCGAGGAGTACAG GGGTTTGTCAATCCTGGATCTGGTCAACTATTTGATTCAGACAGATCATGGAGGCTGGTTCTCATATTTTGCTTGGTGAATTCTTCAATGCACAATTTGCCATGGCTGCTGATCAG GCCCCTTGAGTCATTCCAGTCCTACAATGTTCAAAAAATATGTGTAAACAAATTGATGGCTAAAGTAGACCTGAAGGTCAAGGAAGCTATCCTTATATATTTAGAATCCCATCTATGCATACATATGTACCGGACCATCTACGATATTCATAATATGTGTCCTAAGACAACAAGCTATACCATGATTATCTAA